Proteins encoded in a region of the Pseudochaenichthys georgianus chromosome 20, fPseGeo1.2, whole genome shotgun sequence genome:
- the LOC117465941 gene encoding prolactin-releasing peptide-like: MHPGRSADDWLPAALSLLLLSCSFSRAHSSTLEHDFPLVHNVDNRSPEIDPFWYVGRGVRPIGRFGKRHSGLQGSGGATPGLRTLSLLLLHSLRNRESLEEEDRDWLP, encoded by the exons atgCATCCTGGGAGATCAGCTGACGACTGGCtgcctgcagctctctctctgctgctcctCTCCTGCAGCTTCAGCCGCGCTCACAGCTCCACGCTGGAGCACGACTTCCCCCTCGTGCACAATGTCGACAACAGAA GTCCAGAGATCGACCCCTTCTGGTACGTGGGCCGCGGGGTGAGACCCATCGGGCGCTTTGGGAAGCGGCACAGCGGCCTGCAGGGCAGCGGGGGGGCGACGCCGGGCCTCAGGACGTtatctctgctgctgctgcacagcCTCAGGAACAGAGAGAGTCTGGAGGAGGAAGACAGGGACTGGTTACCCTGA